Proteins from a single region of Dyadobacter fanqingshengii:
- the aat gene encoding leucyl/phenylalanyl-tRNA--protein transferase, which yields MSAISTDDLLNGYINGIFPMAEADGTIYWYSPNPRAVIPIDTYKPSRSLRPVLNKKYFEIRVNADFEGVMRGCSAPRATEQGTWISEEIISSYTALHELGYAHSVETYRGNKLVGGLYGVSINGVFFGESMFSAESNASKVAFHYLIQILRMNRFVLLDTQFINDNVLRYGAIEIAREEYLDQLQKALKLKRRFNGHVLEDIL from the coding sequence ATGTCAGCAATTAGTACAGATGACCTTTTAAATGGATATATAAATGGGATTTTCCCAATGGCCGAAGCGGACGGGACTATTTATTGGTATTCTCCAAATCCAAGGGCAGTAATTCCGATTGATACATACAAACCGTCGAGATCACTGCGGCCTGTTCTGAACAAAAAATACTTTGAGATAAGGGTTAATGCCGATTTTGAAGGTGTTATGCGGGGCTGTTCTGCACCCAGGGCAACGGAACAGGGGACCTGGATTTCGGAGGAGATCATTTCTTCTTACACCGCCCTGCATGAGCTCGGTTACGCACATAGCGTGGAGACTTATCGCGGAAATAAGCTGGTAGGAGGGTTGTATGGCGTTTCGATCAATGGTGTTTTCTTTGGGGAGTCGATGTTTTCAGCGGAGAGTAATGCTTCGAAAGTGGCTTTTCATTATCTGATCCAGATCCTGCGGATGAATCGTTTTGTTTTGCTGGATACGCAGTTTATCAATGATAATGTGCTGCGCTACGGCGCCATAGAAATTGCGCGCGAGGAATATCTGGACCAACTGCAAAAAGCATTAAAGTTGAAAAGAAGGTTTAATGGTCATGTGCTGGAAGACATTCTTTGA